In Chelmon rostratus isolate fCheRos1 chromosome 20, fCheRos1.pri, whole genome shotgun sequence, a single window of DNA contains:
- the plag1 gene encoding zinc finger protein PLAG1 yields the protein MATGTQGHRDHILEKAKLAPPMGRRKRAEGKPKKNFPCQECQKAFNSLEKLKVHSYSHTGERPYRCSHPDCTKAFVSKYKLLRHMATHSPEKNHKCSYCEKMFHRKDHLKNHLHTHDPYKEAFTCQECGKSYNTKLGFKRHLALHAANSGDLTCQVCLQPFPSTGVLLEHLKTHAGKSSGGTKEKKHRCEHCERRFYTRKDVRRHMVVHTGRKDFLCQYCAQRFGRKDHLTRHVKKSHARELLRVKTEPADSLEPVVYDLLSGGIKGELPGMLTPRPHQLNMYTGPVLDTEPFPTTTHPFSLKYPLGSNFTSYAFSSQEREQNLKGELETYLMELQSSMPSSSSAAEEPQLSSSKLELETQVGVLEETSQEVSLSKMSTPVAAASAGDSLASSSSLMDFSQLFNFLPLNGPPYNQAGGSGGQGVAYPANEEPTPLVQLPPHAPDGQEAAENPLQGLPSSFISNLSAPTTLPRFHQAFQ from the exons ATGGCCACGGGAACCCAGGGCCACCGTGACCACATCCTGGAGAAAGCCAAACTTGCACCGCCCATGGGGAGGCGcaagagagcagagggaaagcCGAAGAAAAATTTCCCCTGCCAGGAGTGTCAGAAAGCTTTCAACAGCCTGGAGAAGTTGAAGGTGCACTCATATTCTCACACAGGAGAAAGACCCTACCGCTGCTCCCACCCTGACTGCACCAAGGCTTTCGTCTCCAAATACAAGCTGCTACG GCATATGGCAACTCACTCGCCAGAAAAAAACCACAAGTGTTCATACTGTGAGAAAATGTTCCACCGCAAGGATCACTTAAAGAATCACCTACACACTCACGACCCGTACAAGGAGGCATTCACCTGTCAGGAGTGTGGCAAGAGCTACAACACCAAGCTGGGCTTCAAACGTCACCTCGCCCTCCACGCTGCCAACAGTGGAGACCTCACCTGCCAAGTGTGCCTGCAGCCGTTCCCCAGCACAGGGGTTCTTCTGGAACACCTCAAAACACACGCTGGCAAGTCCTCTGGCGGGACCAAAGAGAAAAAGCATCGCTGCGAGCATTGCGAGCGGCGATTTTACACCCGTAAAGATGTGCGACGCCACATGGTGGTGCACACCGGACGCAAGGACTTCCTTTGCCAGTACTGTGCACAGCGCTTTGGTAGGAAGGACCACCTGACACGTCATGTGAAAAAGAGCCACGCCCGGGAGCTGCTGAGGGTAAAAACTGAGCCAGCTGATTCGCTGGAGCCAGTCGTCTACGACTTGTTGTCTGGGGGTATCAAGGGCGAGCTTCCAGGAATGCTGACGCCAAGGCCACACCAGCTCAACATGTACACAGGCCCCGTCCTGGACACAGAGCCCTTCCCCACCACCACACACCCCTTTTCTTTGAAATACCCGCTGGGCTCCAATTTTACCTCATACGCCTTCTCCTCACAGGAGCGGGAGCAGAATCTAAAGGGAGAACTGGAGACCTACCtgatggagctgcagagcagcatgccctcctcatcctctgcagcCGAAGAACCCCAACTCTCCTCCTCCAAACTTGAGTTGGAGACCCAAGTGGGCGTGCTAGAGGAAACAAGCCAGGAGGTGTCCCTGTCCAAAATGTCCACACCGGTGGCAGCAGCCTCCGCAGGTGACTCTCTggcttcatcctcctctctgatgGACTTCTCACAGCTTTTCAACTTCCTGCCACTCAATGGGCCTCCTTACAACCAGGCAGGGGGCAGTGGGGGCCAAGGTGTCGCCTATCCAGCCAACGAAGAGCCCACACCTCTTGTCCAGCTGCCTCCCCATGCCCCCGACGGCCAAGAGGCTGCAGAGAATCCGCTTCAAgggctcccctcctcctttatATCCAACCTGAGCGCACCCACCACACTCCCCCGCTTCCACCAAGCTTTTCAGTGA
- the chchd7 gene encoding coiled-coil-helix-coiled-coil-helix domain-containing protein 7, with product MDKNTRKVRNQDINPCIEETDASQKCLEAYNYDKSMCSAYFQTYKNCRKYWHNIMVQRRRDGVKPDMPTAAERQELLAAIGGKPY from the exons ATGGATAAAAATACACGGAAAGTTCGGAATCAGGACATTAACCCATGCATCGAA GAAACTGATGCCTCACAGAAGTGTTTGGAAGCCTACAACTATGATAAGAGCATGTGTTCAGCCTATTTCCAGACATATAAGAACTGTAGGAAATATTGG CACAACATAATggtgcagaggagaagagacggTGTGAAACCTGACATGCccactgctgcagagaggcaggagcTGCTCGCTGCTATCGGAGGCAAACCATACTGA